Proteins encoded in a region of the Hypomesus transpacificus isolate Combined female chromosome 17, fHypTra1, whole genome shotgun sequence genome:
- the carm1 gene encoding histone-arginine methyltransferase CARM1 isoform X1, with translation MAVSVFPGVRLLSIGDANGDIQRHSEQQPLRLEVKTTQDAALINLSNAEETCVFKCSVSRETECSRVGKQSFIVTLGCNSVLLQFSSPADFSSFYNLLKNCRGHSGERSVFSERTEESSAVQYFQFYGYLSQQQNMMQDYVRTGTYQRAILQNHTDFKDKVVLDVGCGSGILSFFAAQAGARKVYAVEASTMAQHAEMLVNSNRLGDRVVVIPGKVEEVTLPEQVDIIISEPMGYMLFNERMLESYLHAKKFLKPNGKMFPTIGDVHLAPFTDEQLYMEQFTKANFWYQPSFHGVDLSALRGAAVDEYFRQPIVDTFDIRILMAKSVKYTVNFLETKEDDLYRIEIPFKFHMMHSGLVHGLAFWFDVAFIGSVMTVWLSTAPTEPLTHWYQVRCLLQSPLFTKAGDTLSGTALLIANKRQSYDISIVAQVDQTGSKSSNLLDLKNPFFRYTGTTPTPPPGSHYTSPSETMWNTGGAYSMSQGMAVSGMPTAYDLSTVIGGGGSTVSHNNLIPLVNTGIVNHTHSRMGSIMSTGIVQGATTGQSGPSGSSTHYPVTNQFTMGGPAISMASPMAIPSNTMHYGS, from the exons ATGGCGGTGTCGGTGTTCCCCGGCGTGCGACTCCTCTCAATCGGAGACGCGAACGGAGACATTCAGCGTCACTCCGAGCAACAGCCTCTACGACTGGAAGTAAAAACCACACAAGACGCTGCCTTGATCAATTTGTCCAACG cggAGGAGACATGTGTGTTCAAGTGCTCGGTCTCCAGGGAGACGGAGTGCAGTCGCGTGGGAAAGCAGTCGTTCATAGTCACCCTGGGCTGCAACAGCGTCCTGCTCCAGTTCTCCTCACCCGCAG ACTTCTCCTCTTTTTATAACCTGCTGAAGAACTGCCGTGGTCACAGTGGTGAGCGGTCTGTCTTCAGCGAGAGGACAGAGGAATCCTCAGCTGTACAGTacttccag TTCTATGGCTACCTCTCCCAGCAGCAGAACATGATGCAGGACTACGTTCGGACCGGAACCTACCAGCGGGCCATCCTCCAGAACCACACAGACTTCAAAGACAAG gtGGTTTTGGATGTCGGGTGTGGCTCTGGCATTCTGTCCTTCTTTGCGGCCCAGGCTGGGGCCAGGAAGGTGTACGCCGTGGAGGCCAGCACCATGGCCCAGCATGcagag ATGCTGGTGAACAGTAACCGCCTGGGGGATCGGGTGGTCGTGATCccagggaaggtggaggaggtgacccTGCCTGAGCAGGTGGACATCATCATCTCGGAGCCCATGGGCTACATGCTGTTCAACGAGAGGATGCTGGAGAGCTACCTGCACGCCAAGAAGTTCCTCAAGCCCAACg GTAAAATGTTCCCCACCATCGGAGACGTCCACCTGGCGCCCTTCACAGATGAGCAGCTGTACATGGAGCAGTTCACCAAGGCCAACTTCTG GTACCAGCCCTCCTTCCATGGTGTGGACCTTTCTGCCCTGCGGGGGGCAGCAGTGGACGAGTATTTCCGCCAGCCTATCGTG GACACGTTTGATATCCGTATTCTGATGGCCAAATCAGTCAAATACACAGTCAACTTCCTGGAGACCAAAGAGGATGATCTGTacag gatAGAGATTCCCTTTAAGTTCCACATGATGCACTCGGGACTGGTCCACGGCCTGGCCTTCTGGTTCGACGTTGCGTTCATAGGATCAGT GATGACGGTGTGGCTGTCCACGGCGCCCACGGAGCCGCTCACGCACTGGTATCAGGTGCGCTGCCTGCTCCAGTCGCCCCTCTTCACCAAGGCTGGAGACACGCTGTCCGGCACTGCGCTCCTCATCGCCAACAAGAG ACAAAGTTATGACATCAGTATTGTCGCCCAAGTGGACCAGACAGGCTCCAAGTCTAGCAACCTCCTAGATTTGAAGAACCCCTTTTTTAG gtACACAggcaccacccccaccccccctcctgggTCGCACTACACCTCCCCCTCTGAGACCATGTGGAACACTGGGGGGGCCTACAGCATGAGCCAGGGCATGGCCGTGTcag GGATGCCTACAGCCTATGACCTCAGTACAGTCATTGGCGGCGGCGGCTCAACTGTGTCCCACAACAACCTCATCCCGCTGG TGAACACAGGGATAGTGAATCACACCCACTCCAGGATGGGCTCCATCATGAGCACAGGCATCGTGCAGG
- the LOC124480018 gene encoding ATP-dependent Clp protease proteolytic subunit, mitochondrial, with protein sequence MLIRRVLQCGVSVLKGRRSIHHSPPWRSPLIPMVVEQTGRGERAYDIYSRLLRERIICVMGPIDDSVASLVIAQLLFLQSESNNKPIHMYINSPGGVVTSGLAIYDTMQYILNPISTWCVGQAASMGSLLLAAGTAGMRHSLPNARIMVHQPSGGARGQATDIAIQAEEILKLKKQINIIYAKHTGQDLKLIEGVMERDRYMSPMEAQDFGIIDRVLVHPPQAGQDEPELVQKELSTAASPSPATEPPTPEQAPSGTNPPSSYKPEP encoded by the exons ATGCTTATACGA AGGGTCTTACAGTGTGGGGTGTCGGTGTTAAAGGGCAGGAGATCCATCCATCATAGTCCACCATGGAGGAGCCCCCTCATACCGATGGTAGTGGAACAGACT GGAAGAGGAGAGCGAGCATACGACATTTACTCCCGTCTCCTTAGGGAGAGAATAATCTGTGTAATGGGTCCG ATTGACGATTCCGTGGCAAGTCTGGTAATTGCTCAGCTCCtttttctgcagtcagagagCAACAACAAACCTATCCACATGTACATCAACAGCCCCG GTGGTGTGGTGACTTCAGGCTTGGCCATCTATGACACCATGCAGTACATCCTCAACCCCATCTCGACCTGGTGTGTGGGCCAGGCGGCCAGCATGGGCAGCCTTCTTTTGGCTGCAGGCACCGCTGGCATGAGGCACTCCCTGCCCAATGCTCGTATTATGGTGCATCAGCCTTCTGGAGGTGCCAGG ggtcagGCCACAGACATCGCCATTCAGGCTGAAGAGATCCTCAAGCTGAAGAAACAGATCAACATTATCTATGCCAAACACACTGGCCAAGATTTGAAATTAATAG AGGGTGTTATGGAGAGAGACCGCTACATGAGCCCGATGGAAGCCCAGGACTTTGGTATCATAGACCGGGTTCTGGTACACCCCCCCCAGGCAGGGCAGGATGAGCCTGAACTGGTTCAGAAGGAGCTCTCCACTGCTGCCAGTCCTTCCCCTGCAACTGAACCCCCCACTCCTGAGCAGGCACCTTCTGGgaccaaccccccctcctcctacaaACCTGAACCCTGA
- the aldh3b1 gene encoding aldehyde dehydrogenase family 3 member B1 isoform X1, with protein sequence MNDFTTSLSILESFFKFIYLLGGGGGATGLFLHNRLAEMDNQSRIMDRLRATFRSGVTVTEQFRRTQLNNLLSLVTENEQLIVDALHNDLNKPKFEAILSEVHMVLNDIYYALNHLKSWMQHEYVGKNMATRLDDCFIRREPLGVVLIIGAWNYPLQLIILPLIGAIAAGNCVVLKPSEISQATEKLLAELIPKYLSQDCYAVVCGGADETKELLEKKFDHIFYTGSQVVARIILQAASVHLTPVTLELGGKSPCLIHGDLDIPSAARRLAWAKFFNAGQSCVAPDYVLCSTAMRDALLPALRDTLKSFYGEDIRTSPDMGRIVTPRHWTHLMESLGKSKGRVVIGGESDEGDRYIAPTVLVDVQESDVLMQEEIFGPILPIITIESLQEGIDFINRREKPLALYVFSDESSVVKNVLENTSSGGFCSNDGIVHMTLPGLPFGGVGASGCGSYHGRWSFETFSHRRGCMMRSWGLEKINGLRYPPYQERSLSWLRWATTAKTSWTSCSLM encoded by the exons ATGAATGATTTCACGACGTCGTTGTCAATTTTGGAATcgttttttaaatttatttatttattgggggggggggggggggctacaggCCTTTTTCTTCATAATCG ACTTGCAGAGATGGACAACCAGAGTAGAATTATGGATAGGCTGCGAGCTACCTTCCGCTCTGGTGTGACTGTTACAGAACAGTTCCGTAGAACCCAGCTTAATAACCTTCTCTCACTAGTAACAGAGAACGAACAACTGATTGTAGATGCACTCCACAACGACTTGAATAAG CCCAAGTTTGAGGCCATCCTATCAGAGGTACACATGGTTTTGAATGACATTTACTATGCATTGAACCACCTGAAGTCCTGGATGCAGCATGAATATGTGGGCAAGAATATG GCCACAAGGCTGGATGACTGTTTTATCCGTAGAGAACCCTTAGGAGTGGTTTTAATCATAGGAGCATGGAACTACCCCCTACAGCTCATTATCCTACCCCTCATAGGGGCAATTGCAGCAG GGAACTGTGTTGTGCTGAAGCCGTCGGAGATCAGCCAGGCTACAGAGAAACTCCTGGCAGAACTCATCCCCAAATATTTGTCTCAG GATTGTTACGCAGTGGTGTGTGGTGGAGCAGATGAAACCAAGGAACTACTTGAGAAGAAATTTGATCATATTTTCTACACGG GTTCCCAGGTAGTGGCACGCATTATCCTGCAGGCAGCCTCGGTGCACCTCACTCCCGTCACCCTTGAGCTGGGTGGTAAGAGCCCCTGCCTCATCCATGGGGACTTGGACATCCCATCTGCTGCACGCCGCCTGGCCTGGGCAAAGTTTTTTAACGCCGGCCAGAGCTGCGTGGCACCCGACTACGTGCTTTGCTCGACGGCCATGCGTGACGCCCTACTGCCCGCCCTCCGCGACACTTTGAAGTCGTTCTACGGGGAGGACATACGGACTAGTCCGGACATGGGGCGCATTGTGACGCCACGCCACTGGACTCACCTGATGGAGTCGCTGGGCAAGAGCAAGGGCAGGGtggtgattggaggagagagCGATGAGGGAGACCGGTACATTG CTCCCACAGTGCTGGTGGATGTTCAGGAGAGTGATGTCCTGATGCAGGAGGAGATCTTTGGGCCCATCCTCCCTATCATCACCATTGAGTCTCTGCAGGAGGGGATAGACTTCATCAACCGCAGGGAGAAGCCATTGGCCCTTTACGTCTTTTCTGACGAGAGCTCC GTGGTGAAAAACGTTTTGGAGAACACCAGTAGTGGAGGCTTCTGCTCAAATGATGGTATAGTCCACATGACCCTACCAGGACTGCCCTTTGGGGGagttg GAGCGAGTGGCTGCGGCAGTTACCACGGGCGCTGGAGCTTTGAGACGTTCAGCCACCGGCGGGGCTGCATGATGCGAAGCTGGGGCCTGGAGAAGATCAATGGGCTTCGCTACCCGCCCTACCAGGAGCGCAGCCTGAGCTGGCTCCGCTGGGCCACCACCGCCAAGACCAGCTGGACAAGCTGCTCTCTCATGTGA
- the si:dkey-204f11.64 gene encoding guanine nucleotide-binding protein G(I)/G(S)/G(O) subunit gamma-5: MSNNSANSSNLVIAQKTVKQLRLEASVRRIKVSQAASDLKTFCLQNAHKDPLLMGVPSSDNPFRPPKSCALF; this comes from the exons ATGTCGAATAACAGCGCAAATAGTAGCAATTTAGTAATCGCTCAGAAGACCGTCAAACAACTGCGCCTAGAGGCCAGTGTTCGTCGAATCAAG GTATCCCAAGCAGCATCCGACCTGAAGACATTCTGTCTGCAGAACGCTCACAAAGACCCTCTCCTTATGGGGGTTCCTTCCAGCGACAACCCCTTCAGACCTCCCAAATCCTGCGCCCTCTTCTGA
- the aldh3b1 gene encoding aldehyde dehydrogenase family 3 member B1 isoform X2, producing MALRSVISRLAEMDNQSRIMDRLRATFRSGVTVTEQFRRTQLNNLLSLVTENEQLIVDALHNDLNKPKFEAILSEVHMVLNDIYYALNHLKSWMQHEYVGKNMATRLDDCFIRREPLGVVLIIGAWNYPLQLIILPLIGAIAAGNCVVLKPSEISQATEKLLAELIPKYLSQDCYAVVCGGADETKELLEKKFDHIFYTGSQVVARIILQAASVHLTPVTLELGGKSPCLIHGDLDIPSAARRLAWAKFFNAGQSCVAPDYVLCSTAMRDALLPALRDTLKSFYGEDIRTSPDMGRIVTPRHWTHLMESLGKSKGRVVIGGESDEGDRYIAPTVLVDVQESDVLMQEEIFGPILPIITIESLQEGIDFINRREKPLALYVFSDESSVVKNVLENTSSGGFCSNDGIVHMTLPGLPFGGVGASGCGSYHGRWSFETFSHRRGCMMRSWGLEKINGLRYPPYQERSLSWLRWATTAKTSWTSCSLM from the exons ATGGCACTTCGATCAGTGATTTCTAG ACTTGCAGAGATGGACAACCAGAGTAGAATTATGGATAGGCTGCGAGCTACCTTCCGCTCTGGTGTGACTGTTACAGAACAGTTCCGTAGAACCCAGCTTAATAACCTTCTCTCACTAGTAACAGAGAACGAACAACTGATTGTAGATGCACTCCACAACGACTTGAATAAG CCCAAGTTTGAGGCCATCCTATCAGAGGTACACATGGTTTTGAATGACATTTACTATGCATTGAACCACCTGAAGTCCTGGATGCAGCATGAATATGTGGGCAAGAATATG GCCACAAGGCTGGATGACTGTTTTATCCGTAGAGAACCCTTAGGAGTGGTTTTAATCATAGGAGCATGGAACTACCCCCTACAGCTCATTATCCTACCCCTCATAGGGGCAATTGCAGCAG GGAACTGTGTTGTGCTGAAGCCGTCGGAGATCAGCCAGGCTACAGAGAAACTCCTGGCAGAACTCATCCCCAAATATTTGTCTCAG GATTGTTACGCAGTGGTGTGTGGTGGAGCAGATGAAACCAAGGAACTACTTGAGAAGAAATTTGATCATATTTTCTACACGG GTTCCCAGGTAGTGGCACGCATTATCCTGCAGGCAGCCTCGGTGCACCTCACTCCCGTCACCCTTGAGCTGGGTGGTAAGAGCCCCTGCCTCATCCATGGGGACTTGGACATCCCATCTGCTGCACGCCGCCTGGCCTGGGCAAAGTTTTTTAACGCCGGCCAGAGCTGCGTGGCACCCGACTACGTGCTTTGCTCGACGGCCATGCGTGACGCCCTACTGCCCGCCCTCCGCGACACTTTGAAGTCGTTCTACGGGGAGGACATACGGACTAGTCCGGACATGGGGCGCATTGTGACGCCACGCCACTGGACTCACCTGATGGAGTCGCTGGGCAAGAGCAAGGGCAGGGtggtgattggaggagagagCGATGAGGGAGACCGGTACATTG CTCCCACAGTGCTGGTGGATGTTCAGGAGAGTGATGTCCTGATGCAGGAGGAGATCTTTGGGCCCATCCTCCCTATCATCACCATTGAGTCTCTGCAGGAGGGGATAGACTTCATCAACCGCAGGGAGAAGCCATTGGCCCTTTACGTCTTTTCTGACGAGAGCTCC GTGGTGAAAAACGTTTTGGAGAACACCAGTAGTGGAGGCTTCTGCTCAAATGATGGTATAGTCCACATGACCCTACCAGGACTGCCCTTTGGGGGagttg GAGCGAGTGGCTGCGGCAGTTACCACGGGCGCTGGAGCTTTGAGACGTTCAGCCACCGGCGGGGCTGCATGATGCGAAGCTGGGGCCTGGAGAAGATCAATGGGCTTCGCTACCCGCCCTACCAGGAGCGCAGCCTGAGCTGGCTCCGCTGGGCCACCACCGCCAAGACCAGCTGGACAAGCTGCTCTCTCATGTGA
- the carm1 gene encoding histone-arginine methyltransferase CARM1 isoform X2, translated as MAVSVFPGVRLLSIGDANGDIQRHSEQQPLRLEVKTTQDAALINLSNAEETCVFKCSVSRETECSRVGKQSFIVTLGCNSVLLQFSSPADFSSFYNLLKNCRGHSGERSVFSERTEESSAVQYFQFYGYLSQQQNMMQDYVRTGTYQRAILQNHTDFKDKVVLDVGCGSGILSFFAAQAGARKVYAVEASTMAQHAEMLVNSNRLGDRVVVIPGKVEEVTLPEQVDIIISEPMGYMLFNERMLESYLHAKKFLKPNGKMFPTIGDVHLAPFTDEQLYMEQFTKANFWYQPSFHGVDLSALRGAAVDEYFRQPIVDTFDIRILMAKSVKYTVNFLETKEDDLYRIEIPFKFHMMHSGLVHGLAFWFDVAFIGSVMTVWLSTAPTEPLTHWYQVRCLLQSPLFTKAGDTLSGTALLIANKRQSYDISIVAQVDQTGSKSSNLLDLKNPFFRYTGTTPTPPPGSHYTSPSETMWNTGGAYSMSQGMAVSGMPTAYDLSTVIGGGGSTVSHNNLIPLGATTGQSGPSGSSTHYPVTNQFTMGGPAISMASPMAIPSNTMHYGS; from the exons ATGGCGGTGTCGGTGTTCCCCGGCGTGCGACTCCTCTCAATCGGAGACGCGAACGGAGACATTCAGCGTCACTCCGAGCAACAGCCTCTACGACTGGAAGTAAAAACCACACAAGACGCTGCCTTGATCAATTTGTCCAACG cggAGGAGACATGTGTGTTCAAGTGCTCGGTCTCCAGGGAGACGGAGTGCAGTCGCGTGGGAAAGCAGTCGTTCATAGTCACCCTGGGCTGCAACAGCGTCCTGCTCCAGTTCTCCTCACCCGCAG ACTTCTCCTCTTTTTATAACCTGCTGAAGAACTGCCGTGGTCACAGTGGTGAGCGGTCTGTCTTCAGCGAGAGGACAGAGGAATCCTCAGCTGTACAGTacttccag TTCTATGGCTACCTCTCCCAGCAGCAGAACATGATGCAGGACTACGTTCGGACCGGAACCTACCAGCGGGCCATCCTCCAGAACCACACAGACTTCAAAGACAAG gtGGTTTTGGATGTCGGGTGTGGCTCTGGCATTCTGTCCTTCTTTGCGGCCCAGGCTGGGGCCAGGAAGGTGTACGCCGTGGAGGCCAGCACCATGGCCCAGCATGcagag ATGCTGGTGAACAGTAACCGCCTGGGGGATCGGGTGGTCGTGATCccagggaaggtggaggaggtgacccTGCCTGAGCAGGTGGACATCATCATCTCGGAGCCCATGGGCTACATGCTGTTCAACGAGAGGATGCTGGAGAGCTACCTGCACGCCAAGAAGTTCCTCAAGCCCAACg GTAAAATGTTCCCCACCATCGGAGACGTCCACCTGGCGCCCTTCACAGATGAGCAGCTGTACATGGAGCAGTTCACCAAGGCCAACTTCTG GTACCAGCCCTCCTTCCATGGTGTGGACCTTTCTGCCCTGCGGGGGGCAGCAGTGGACGAGTATTTCCGCCAGCCTATCGTG GACACGTTTGATATCCGTATTCTGATGGCCAAATCAGTCAAATACACAGTCAACTTCCTGGAGACCAAAGAGGATGATCTGTacag gatAGAGATTCCCTTTAAGTTCCACATGATGCACTCGGGACTGGTCCACGGCCTGGCCTTCTGGTTCGACGTTGCGTTCATAGGATCAGT GATGACGGTGTGGCTGTCCACGGCGCCCACGGAGCCGCTCACGCACTGGTATCAGGTGCGCTGCCTGCTCCAGTCGCCCCTCTTCACCAAGGCTGGAGACACGCTGTCCGGCACTGCGCTCCTCATCGCCAACAAGAG ACAAAGTTATGACATCAGTATTGTCGCCCAAGTGGACCAGACAGGCTCCAAGTCTAGCAACCTCCTAGATTTGAAGAACCCCTTTTTTAG gtACACAggcaccacccccaccccccctcctgggTCGCACTACACCTCCCCCTCTGAGACCATGTGGAACACTGGGGGGGCCTACAGCATGAGCCAGGGCATGGCCGTGTcag GGATGCCTACAGCCTATGACCTCAGTACAGTCATTGGCGGCGGCGGCTCAACTGTGTCCCACAACAACCTCATCCCGCTGG
- the aldh3b1 gene encoding aldehyde dehydrogenase family 3 member B1 isoform X3: MDNQSRIMDRLRATFRSGVTVTEQFRRTQLNNLLSLVTENEQLIVDALHNDLNKPKFEAILSEVHMVLNDIYYALNHLKSWMQHEYVGKNMATRLDDCFIRREPLGVVLIIGAWNYPLQLIILPLIGAIAAGNCVVLKPSEISQATEKLLAELIPKYLSQDCYAVVCGGADETKELLEKKFDHIFYTGSQVVARIILQAASVHLTPVTLELGGKSPCLIHGDLDIPSAARRLAWAKFFNAGQSCVAPDYVLCSTAMRDALLPALRDTLKSFYGEDIRTSPDMGRIVTPRHWTHLMESLGKSKGRVVIGGESDEGDRYIAPTVLVDVQESDVLMQEEIFGPILPIITIESLQEGIDFINRREKPLALYVFSDESSVVKNVLENTSSGGFCSNDGIVHMTLPGLPFGGVGASGCGSYHGRWSFETFSHRRGCMMRSWGLEKINGLRYPPYQERSLSWLRWATTAKTSWTSCSLM, translated from the exons ATGGACAACCAGAGTAGAATTATGGATAGGCTGCGAGCTACCTTCCGCTCTGGTGTGACTGTTACAGAACAGTTCCGTAGAACCCAGCTTAATAACCTTCTCTCACTAGTAACAGAGAACGAACAACTGATTGTAGATGCACTCCACAACGACTTGAATAAG CCCAAGTTTGAGGCCATCCTATCAGAGGTACACATGGTTTTGAATGACATTTACTATGCATTGAACCACCTGAAGTCCTGGATGCAGCATGAATATGTGGGCAAGAATATG GCCACAAGGCTGGATGACTGTTTTATCCGTAGAGAACCCTTAGGAGTGGTTTTAATCATAGGAGCATGGAACTACCCCCTACAGCTCATTATCCTACCCCTCATAGGGGCAATTGCAGCAG GGAACTGTGTTGTGCTGAAGCCGTCGGAGATCAGCCAGGCTACAGAGAAACTCCTGGCAGAACTCATCCCCAAATATTTGTCTCAG GATTGTTACGCAGTGGTGTGTGGTGGAGCAGATGAAACCAAGGAACTACTTGAGAAGAAATTTGATCATATTTTCTACACGG GTTCCCAGGTAGTGGCACGCATTATCCTGCAGGCAGCCTCGGTGCACCTCACTCCCGTCACCCTTGAGCTGGGTGGTAAGAGCCCCTGCCTCATCCATGGGGACTTGGACATCCCATCTGCTGCACGCCGCCTGGCCTGGGCAAAGTTTTTTAACGCCGGCCAGAGCTGCGTGGCACCCGACTACGTGCTTTGCTCGACGGCCATGCGTGACGCCCTACTGCCCGCCCTCCGCGACACTTTGAAGTCGTTCTACGGGGAGGACATACGGACTAGTCCGGACATGGGGCGCATTGTGACGCCACGCCACTGGACTCACCTGATGGAGTCGCTGGGCAAGAGCAAGGGCAGGGtggtgattggaggagagagCGATGAGGGAGACCGGTACATTG CTCCCACAGTGCTGGTGGATGTTCAGGAGAGTGATGTCCTGATGCAGGAGGAGATCTTTGGGCCCATCCTCCCTATCATCACCATTGAGTCTCTGCAGGAGGGGATAGACTTCATCAACCGCAGGGAGAAGCCATTGGCCCTTTACGTCTTTTCTGACGAGAGCTCC GTGGTGAAAAACGTTTTGGAGAACACCAGTAGTGGAGGCTTCTGCTCAAATGATGGTATAGTCCACATGACCCTACCAGGACTGCCCTTTGGGGGagttg GAGCGAGTGGCTGCGGCAGTTACCACGGGCGCTGGAGCTTTGAGACGTTCAGCCACCGGCGGGGCTGCATGATGCGAAGCTGGGGCCTGGAGAAGATCAATGGGCTTCGCTACCCGCCCTACCAGGAGCGCAGCCTGAGCTGGCTCCGCTGGGCCACCACCGCCAAGACCAGCTGGACAAGCTGCTCTCTCATGTGA